DNA sequence from the Bradyrhizobium sp. CIAT3101 genome:
CCGTTCCTGGAGCTGATCGCCGGCATCATCCTGATGCTGTTCCTGAACTGGCAGCTCGCCGTGGTCGCGCTGCTGGTGTTCCCGATCACCCTGATCGGCCCGCGCATCCTGACGCCGAAGGCGGTGCAGGCCAATTACGAGCAGAAGCTCAACGAAAGCGCGCTGCTCGGCATGGTGCAGGAGAACGTGGCGGCGCAGGCCGTGATCAAGGCGTTCAGCCTGCAACGCAGGATGTTCGGCTTCTTCAATTTCCGCAACGACGAGACCCGCAACAGGATCGCCGCGGCGGCGTTCCTGTCGACCATGGTGGAGCGGACGGTCACCATCTCGGTGCTGCTGCTGCACCTCGTCGTGCTCGCGATCGGTGCCTATCTGGCGACCAAGGGCCAGATCACCATCGGCACCTTCGTCACCTTCGAGAGCGCGTTCTGGGAGGTCTCCTACAACATCGCCCACGTGATGCATTTCATCCCGGTGTCGATCTCCTCGGCCGCCGCGATCCGCCACATCCAGGAGTTGCTGGACGAGCCCACGCGCGGCGCCGATCGTCCCGGCGCGCCCGACCTGCCGCGCATCACCCACGACATCACCTTCGACCACGTCACGTTCCAGTACGATGGCGGCCAGACGCCGGTGCTGGACAATCTCAGCCTCAAGCTCAACGTCGGCAAGAGCATCGCCATCGTCGGCCCCTCCGGCTCCGGCAAGAGCACGCTGCTCAACCTGATCCTGCGGCTTTACGTCCCGGATGAGGGCCGCGTCTCGATCGACGGTGTCGACGTGCGCAAGGTGACGCTGGACTCGCTGCGGCGGAGCATGGCCGTGGTGTTTCAGGAGAACATGCTGTTCAACATGTCGATCCGCGAGAACATCCGGCTCGGCAAGGAAGGCGCGACCGACGAGGAGGTGGAGGAGGCCGCCAAGAAGGCCGAGATCCACCGTTACATCATGGGCCTGCCGCAGCGTTACGACACCCCGGTCGGCGAGCGCGGCGATACGCTCTCGGGCGGCCAGCGCCAGCGCATCGCGATCGCGCGCGCCATCATCCGCAATCCTTCCGTGCTGCTGCTCGACGAAGCCACCTCGGCACTCGACCAGACCACGGAGGCCGCGATCAACCGCACGTTGCTGAAGGTCGCCAAGGGCCGCACCATGATCTGGTCGACTCATCGCCTGA
Encoded proteins:
- a CDS encoding ABC transporter ATP-binding protein: MASKPLSPDKQKLASHEAAELEDKLAADHKPELEDDEEDEDEDDDDDELELDDDDDEELVVFTAREAAGALATILGFVKPFLSNYKRILGYVAFGVLVETLFNVIMPLSLKYLIDDALGEEDFQALYKILGVLAAAGIFTSIVAVWYERWDARLAACIISDVRKRLFEHVQDLPAAYFGRTKRGEILSRFSVDLSAFEGSVKTFANSAALPFLELIAGIILMLFLNWQLAVVALLVFPITLIGPRILTPKAVQANYEQKLNESALLGMVQENVAAQAVIKAFSLQRRMFGFFNFRNDETRNRIAAAAFLSTMVERTVTISVLLLHLVVLAIGAYLATKGQITIGTFVTFESAFWEVSYNIAHVMHFIPVSISSAAAIRHIQELLDEPTRGADRPGAPDLPRITHDITFDHVTFQYDGGQTPVLDNLSLKLNVGKSIAIVGPSGSGKSTLLNLILRLYVPDEGRVSIDGVDVRKVTLDSLRRSMAVVFQENMLFNMSIRENIRLGKEGATDEEVEEAAKKAEIHRYIMGLPQRYDTPVGERGDTLSGGQRQRIAIARAIIRNPSVLLLDEATSALDQTTEAAINRTLLKVAKGRTMIWSTHRLTSVVEMDEIIVISGGRAIERGSHAELLAKNGTYRKLWNDQIHQPHGAAAQADDDNDDDEDDEDDEDEDDEEE